gataccTGGTTTTCCTATTTACAATTTGGACAATAATTGGTGAAGGTTTTTTAGTGTTAGCTTTCGACATTCGGTGGCAATTTGAGATGTCTAAAGGTTGTAGCGATATATTGAGTCGAGCTGctattttcatgattttattttcacaatCTTCTTTTTCTGTGTATGGGATATTAGGGAACTCTAAGTTATTGAGTCTTGACCTTCGCTCTTGGTCGTTTTGTCGTTCTGTAAGAATATCAACCTCCTCTTCGAGATCTTCTACAATTCTTTCCAGTTGGCGAAttcttttgttgtttttggCTGTAATGGTATTGAGTTCATTGTAATTGGCACTCAATTCATcgaatttttttgcaataaagaCTTGGCTTGATTTTATCTCCCCAACTTCTTCTTTGATAACACTGATCGAGGATAACTGGGTCTTAACTTGCCTCATTGACTCATCCAGAGATGATAGAGATTCCTGGATGCATTTACTAGTAGGTGTTGTTGATGAAATATCCATAGCTAATTTTTCGATATGTTGTTCAATTAATGCTCGTATTTCCAGTCGCAGGGTCTTAAGAATAGTGCTCTCGAGTACAGAGACTAGGTTGGAGATGTTTTGATCGGTTATGTCAGCCATTGTTGAAGAACTGGCAACTTGACGGTCGGTGGGACTTTAACGCTTTGGGGGGTTTGGAGGAACATCGCATGATTTTGTAGTAGACGACATCTCAGTTGTTCTTGAATCCACAACTCGAAAATGATGTTGAGCTTTCAGTTGACAGATTCCACCCCAAATGCTGAAGAGTTTCAATCATTCATAATCCAGTAATCAAGTGTCCAGTATCAAAATGTAGGCTATGATATTAATTTAACGCTACAGTACTATATCTGCAAGCTTAATCAAATAGCGTGAAATATgtgtaaaaagttgttctacattgagtaacttgaaaagtcacatacaaatccgtCCCGATAAGAACACTCATGCTTGTGATTGTTGTGAAATATgtgtaaaaagttgttctaaattgagtaacttgaaaattcacatacaaatccatactggTAGAGAAACCCCATGCTTGTAGAATACGTTGGATAGTTGTTCTACATTGTATACAAATCCATATCGGAAagaaatcttatgcttgtggaatatgtgggaaaagttgttctacattgagtaactCAAAATTCCACATACAAATCCATTCAaagagagaaaccttatgtttgttgaatatttcggaaaagttgttctacatttaaataatttaaaaattcacatacaaatccCTAACGAAGTGAAATCtcatgcttgtggaatatgtgtaaaaaattgttctacattgagtaacttgaaaagtcacatacaaattcataccggagagaaacctcatgcttgtgaaatatgtgggaaaagttgttctacctTGGTAAAATGTAACCGTAAAATGCAAATCTATAAGAGGAAGAAACCTGtcacattgagtaacttgagaagtcaaatacaaatccataccagaaagaaatcttatgcttgtgaaatatatggctaaagttgttctaaattaagcaacttgaaaagtcacatacaaatccataccagaAAGAAAtctcatgcttgtgaaatatgtgggaaaagttgttttaCTTTAAGTATCGTAACTTGAAAAGCCAAATGCAAATCTATAACGGGAAGAAACCTGTGAGAAAAGTTGTTCCACActaagtaacttgaaaagtcaaatcCATATAGTAGAGAGACCTTATGCTTGTTCAATATGTGGCAAAAGCTgttctacattgagtaactCAAAATTCCACATACAAATCCATTCAaagagagaaaccttatgtttgttgaatatttcggaaaagttgttctacattcaactaattcaaaaattcacatacaaatccCTAACGAAGTGAAATCtcatgcttgtggaatatgtgtaaaaaattgttctacattgagtatcttgaagtcacatacaaatccataccggagagaaatctcatgcttgtgaaatatgtggggaAAGTTGTCTCACACAGAGTAACTTGAAGTCACATAAAAATCAATACAGAAAAAAACTTTATGGTTGTAAAATATGTGGAAAGATTtttctacattaagtaactcgaatagtcacatacaaatccataccgaagCGAAGCTTCATGATTCATGTGGAGAAAGTTATTCTACATTGTGTAACTAGCAAAGTAACATATAAATCCAAACCGAAAAGTAACTTtgtgcttgtggaatatgtgggaaaagttgttctaaattaagtaaattaaatttttaccttcctttttaatttgatttttttcattcacaaattaaattttgttattttttacctGTTAACGTCAGGTCTTGTCTTTAGGTTTTTACCACATCATGACGTATCTGGCACCAAAGCACCTTACCACTCTTTGTTACCACTATACTTTCACTTATTTCTATACTCCTATTCCTAACTGCGACAAACAAAACTATTTTACGGAATAAAATGATGTCAAGTTATCGGCTTTCACtcgcgggataaatatgaaaatcctactCTAATAAACACAACTCAGGCAATGTCTGTATTGTACTGTACAGGCTTTCGCTGCCGTTGCCATGGTTACCCACAAGTCGGTGCTCGGAGTTGTTATTCGTTTCTTCTTCTTGGATCGGGCGTCCTTTAAGTATCCAGGGGCCCCCCATTCGCCAAACTTCTTCATCGTTTAACGTGTTAGTATTCTCGAAGTATCGTTAACATTCGAGAAAAATTATTCGAAAGAATTTTTTGCGCGCCAAAACAGACGTCTCGTAAAGTGCCTTCTTCTCTCATTTTACCGAGAATCGGTATTCACTAAAGTTCTTTACCGCGCTGGAGTGCTCGCAAACTAACGAGGGAAATTTTGCTCGTTAACAGTATTTCGACCTATCCTTAGCATGATTTCAAGTTAAAAGGTATGTGTGTTTATTTGTAAAGGAATCTCTACATAATAGGATACATGTTCAATACCCTACTGGCCCAAGACTGGAGTATTTGGTTTTATTAAGTTTGCAGATGTTATTGTAATCTTTGGTTAGACGGAAAGTACGATAGCCTACTACCTTCTGTACTAATATTGTACGCATAACTATGTCAATACAGTACACTATTCTGCTATTGAAGTTGATCTTACTGGATTGGATATACTACCTCCATACCTGGATACCAGGTTTCACCTTCAATCACACTACTGCACTAACGTTACTTAAAAGATGAACAAGGAAGTCCAAACCCAGATTCTGGCAGCTATCTCATCTCTCCAGGCCAAGcaagattcagattcagattcagatatttatttccgtcatgcaagaaatattgtacaaataaacagtaaaaataaatcgAGAGAAGAAATAACAGACGTACAATAATTCGACTGCAATAGACGAGGAGTCGCGAATGAACTATAAAGTTaacgtgtcagcgacacctaaatAGCTGTAAACAGCAGCAGATGAAGTCAAATAAACAggatttaaacatatatattttttgaatggaCACAATTTGGAAAATGTAAGTCAAATTGAGGAAGTCAGTTAGGAgaaaatagttaaatcgaaGATAATCATGAGAAACGAGAGAAAAACAAGAGCGCGTCAGGAGggaaaaaaatgctcaaatcgTCAGCGTCATGCTCGGGTCGGCACCGTCACAGCTGTCGGGCTTCTGATTGACATGACGCTGCCTTGCGGAGATAAACTACGGGGAATTCCCAGCAAACCACAATAAGGGAATTAGTTTTGGAGGTATAAATACATAATGAAGTTTGGGCAACAGAATCACAATACGAGAGGTTAAGTACACGGAGAAGAGATTTGGGGCAACGTAGCTTGTGGAAGAatagtgaaaatattcaataacacTGGAAATGAATGATATGaacaaataagaaaaacatCACATTCAGCAAAATTGTCATCAAATACAGGATTGATGACCAGTGAATTAGACTACTGGATGTTATAAGCATTGAGGTAgtgattttttaattcttttttaaatgtattataGTTCTTAGAGCGTATGGTAACTGGAAGCATATTCCAAAGTTTTATACCAATGAACTTAATGGAATTTTGTGTGCGGCTAGATGAATAGCGTGTCATATAATATGAGTTATTGGCAGAAGACCGAGTTGCTTGAGAGTGAATGACGCTTTGCTTAACAAAATAGCCGGAGAATGCAGCCGGCAGTTTTTTATTATGATGTTGGTGCATAATTTTCAGcacttcaattttataaatatctgcattttcATCTTATAATAGTAGGATTCTAAATTGCACCGAGGTCCGGCGTGTGTAAGAGCACGGATTGCCCTGTTTTGCATGACTTCAATACGATGCAGTAACATTTTGCTTGCTGAACCCCAGGCCGCAATGCCATATTGGATATGGGACTGGAACAGAGCATAATAAACCATACGTAAAGTTGACACTGAGGTGTATGATCGAAGTTTATACAACATTCCTACCGCCTTAGATAATTTAACGGTAATGTTGGATATGTGAATATCCCAGTTCAATTTATTGTCAATATCGATACCAAGATATTTATACGATTCCACATTTTCCAGAATAGTCCCCCCAATTTGGATTTTTAAACCATCAATGCGTTTTGGTTTTTTAGGAGTTATcaacatagtttttgatttatcCACATTTAATGTTAGTTTGTTAAGTTCCATCCAATGAGCAACCTTTTGTATTTCAGTATTCACTCTGGATTGAAGCACAACATGAGACTTATCACTATCGAGAAGGTTCGTATCGTCAGCGAATAATTTGGAAAATAGAGTGGAGCTACGTGCAAGatcattaatataaattaagAACAGAGCCGGACCCAAGGACGAACCCTGGGGAACCCCATGGGTCACAGGTAAGACAGAGGAGCAATATGTACCTATTTGAACATATTGAGTTCTACTTGTCAAATAACTAGTAAGGAGTTGATTTGCTACCCCCCTAATACCGTAATGCCACAACTTatacattaaaattttgtggttgacagtatcaaaagcttttttaagGTCGAGAAATGTTGCACTGACATATTCTTTCCTCTctaatttatcatatatatgaGAAATAGTATCTAAGATGGCATGTGACGTGGAGTGATTGCTTTGAAAACCGAACTGTGATTTATTTATAACATCGTGCTTTGTAAAGAAGTCCATTAGCCTCCTGTAAATTAGACGTTCAAAAACCTTATCAACAGCAGATAATATGGATATAGGTctgtaatttgaaatttgttttgtattaccAGATTTGAAGATTGGAATTACTCTGGCAATTTTCAGTGAAGATGGAAATATCCCCAATCGAAGTGAATTATTAAAAAACTCAGTTATACAAGGTGCTATGATGTCTGCCACATACTTAAGGAAACGACTGGGAATGTTGTCAGCGCCAACCGCTTTACCCTCATTGAGGCATACTATTTCCATGGTCAGTTCGTTCACTGTTGCAGGACTTAAGAATATGGATTGATTTACACGCTTgcttagaaatattttaaagccATCCATATCATTGGAGAATTTAGTACCAAGGTTGGACCCAACAgtggaaaaatatttattgaattcttGTGCAATCAAGGACTTATCTTTAATGGTTCTGCCATTTTCCAAATCAATTTCATTAACACTTTTGGTTGTTTTATTATTAGTAGATGCTATTTGATTAACAATTCGCCAAGTACACTTGGCGTTGCCTTTGTTTTGGgcaatcaatttttgaaaatacatttgtttAGCATCTTCAATGGCATGTGTTAGtgaattgcgatattttttatagtatgaGGATTGAGAACTATTGCCGCATAAGTGGTGAGATTTGAACATCTTATGTCTTAAACAGATGCTGTCacgtaattttttatttatccacGGTTTTTGCTTTATCTTTATTTGTCGACGTGACAGTGGTCTCAATGGGGCATGGCGGTTGATTAGGCAAGCAATAGAATGCATAAATTCTGCAAATAGTCTATCAAAATTATGACAATTCAAGTTTAACGCGACAAAGCGTTCATCAACTATGTGTAGTATATCTGACCGAAATTCATCGATAGAGAATGAAGACATATCCCTTGATAATATGACATCATTTATAGTGGATGGTTTAATGCCTTTAAGACAGCACATTATGGGAAAATGATCAGTGATATATATCAGATGATATCACATATGAATTAACTTGCACATCTGTCATGTTTGAATACATGTGGTCTATAAGAGTGGAAGAGCTACGTGTAACTCTGGTAGGCTTTGAAATGAGAGAAATAGCATTATAGGAAGTAAGCATATCAGAATAAGATGCAATTTGGGTGTTGGTATTTGATGCGAGTAAATTGATATTAAGATCTCCCActattataaaatgttttttagatAATTTTGACATGCAGTTTTCAACAATGCTTGTAAATTCAGGAATATCACTTCTCGGATGTTTATAAATAATGCCAATGCTCATATTATTGAATACATTTGTTAGGCTAATTTCGAACCATAAGTCTTCAGAATTTGGATAATTGAGTTGATAGTCACTAACTTCACAATAAGTAATGTCGTTTCTGATAAAGGCACCCACACCCCCTGCTTTTGAAGCAGAAGGGGTATGAATGAATCTGTATCCATCAATGCTTATATTGGAGGAGTGACTATTACCGGTATGTAATTTTGTTTCACTAATTGCTATTATATGAGGGGGAATAGTGAATTTTGACAACAGTTCAATTAATgggtcaatatttttttgaattgatcGAATGTTGATGTGAATAATTGTTAAATCAATATCAACTGGAAtatcattcaaatttgaaacttCTATGTTGTCACATAGACAATTAGAAATATTAGCCATTTATCTTAGGGAGAATATGAAAAATGGATATATATACACTTGATAATATTAAAAGTTAATAAATAGACATGAATATCATATAATAACCTACTTTATTAAAAGCAGATCATCTTCAGTGATTATGGGGATGGTAGCAGTATCCAGGTTCTTTTTGATAAGAACTCTTCCATTATTTGTCcataaaaatttatatccacAAGCACGCTTTAAATCCCTGGCTTTAAAAAATAGGTCTTTATTGGTATCCGAAAGATTTTCGATGACAAATACTTTGGTTGACCTGgagattttttgaaaaactgtTGAAATGTCAAGTGATTTGATTTTGCTTCGATTCTTTATTATTCGGTCTCTCGTTTTTCTATTGATAAATTTGGCAATTATTGGTGatggtttttttttattattttttgataatctATGACAGTTTGAGATGTCGAATGATTGTATGGggacatcaatttttttacacaAGTCGGTAATCAGATTTTCACAGTTTTCACCGGTTGAGAATGGTATGTTGTGGAATTCCAGGTTATCAAGTCTGGAGCGACGTTCATGGTCTTGCTGTCGCTCTGTTAAAATGTCAATTTTCTCCTCTAGTTCTTGTACTAGATTTTCTAGGTCAGCCactcttttttttgttttgattgctAATTTTTTGAGCTCACTTTGGCTGGAACAAAGctcatcaaacttttttgacatgAAGTGCTGGCTCTCTTTTATTTCATGAATCTCATTTTTGATTTGACCAAAGGATGTTACTTCAGTTTTGATCTCGTTTATAGAGTCTTTCAAAGATGTTAAAGATTCTTCTAAGCATGCACTGTTGGTGATGGCATGTGTCGAGTCAAAAGTAGATCTTTCtagatgtttctcaatatgttGTTCAATGATGGCAGGTATCTCGATGCGTAAAGTCTTAAGGACTGTACTTTCGAGAACAGACACCAAATTTGTAACGTCGTCTAACTCAATAGTGTTGGTCATTGTTGCAGCAGTACGCATAGGTTGATTGCTTGGACTCTTTCTTCTGGGTGGTGGAGAAGGAGCGCTGGATTTGCTAGGTGTATCCATCTTCCTCTACAGCTGCAATTGGAGTTGACTGTCACAAATTCACAACTGATCCAAACATCGGTTCAGCAttaccaatattatattttatttatttatctatcatcttaatcaaaacagcaataatgaaGAGCTAATGTCACATGCAACTCAACTGTCGGCCTCTAAAGACCACGGCAACCAGTCCCAGGACATCATGAAGTTCCAGAATGATGTGGCTCAAATCTCCTCCAAAATCCAGGAGGCTATTAGCAGGCTGGAGAAATGTGAAAAGCAACAGGACGATTCAGAACAACACAGCCGAAGAAACTGTGTGATTCTCCATGGCTGTAGTTCTGTGCCAGAAACCGAATACGATAAGTTTGAAGACTTCGTAGTGGAAACTCTCAATAACAGCCTCAAGCCCAACCATCCTATTGTAAACACTGACATTGATATTACtcacaaattaaaatcaagatctCCGAAGAACCCCATCATCATCAAATTCGTCAGAAGATCAACGAAGAATATGGTGTATGGTAGAAAAAAAACTCAAAGCAGCGCTACTCAACGCTGCCAAGGAAGCCTTCGGAAAACAAAAAGTGTGCACAATGAATGGAATTATCTACGCTTACCTAAATAAAAGGCGAGTAATATCTTCTTTAAATGATATCACTACTCTCTCTCGTCCCCTCTACTCCAAGGCTGCTGCCCGCTCAGTGGGACCAACCTCAAGACGTAGCGGTAGCCTATGAGCAGAGGGGAACGATTAACTCATTCCTAATCTCCATTTTTCGTATTTAAATAGGCTAGTGCTGTCTAATCAATGGTTCTCCATCTTTTCAACATCTGGACACCTATATAGCCAGAGTATAtatttgacttattttattcatttcacatttttattttttacttttatttagttGTGCCACTGCcatgaaaactaatttaaaatacccatgtagaaattgccacaaatcagTTCGAATCAATCAAAAAGCTCTTTATTGTGACATTTGTCCTTTTTGGATACATTTGAAATGTACCAATATTTCTGGAAcacaatatgaaaattttgaatctgaagctgatgaaataccttgaaatgatttgaaatacattgtccgcaaagatattactataatgtgcgaaaaggtttttgaatctatattcattgacatatcattggaaaattaaacaataacctgcggtaggtactatttatagatcaccactaactgatgaattgaacaatgctgACTTTAGACATCTTTTGTCCCAAGTTCTCTCAAAGATGAACAGGtcgaattataattatataatgggtgaTTTCAACTATAAACTTATTGATTTGTTAATATTATGCACAACCTGGCCTATTATTCTTTGATAAACTGCCCCACCAGGATAATTTCAAGTTCTGCTACCTATATAGACCACATCtggacaaacgtatatgataaaaaaaattaacagtgctgttttagcagaatgtgtttcaattgtacaatgctctcttctagaaaagcaaattcagacCAGAATTGAATTGCTTTGTCGCCAgtttacttcgtccaacttgaaAACTTTTATGAATGAACTGAATTCTAATGATATTGATGACTTCGGCAGCATCCAGGATCCCAACACTtgctttttttgaaaaattctctactgcttactctcaatcttttccttacaaaaaacagacaaacagatcaAACAAACTTTGGTATGATACTGAACtacgcaaactcaacaaagtcaaacaataattttataagaaattaataaacaataaaaacataaatgacatgacaaattacagttcaatgaatgcaggaacctttatactcgattgctccacaaaaagaaatcaaatgaTTACAAATCTAAAGTGCTTCtcacaaaggcaacatcaaggcagtgtggaaaacaattaatgaacttattggtaaaaataaaacaggttcttgtcctttgattggacttgattgcagtaatacacaaattgcaaataaatttaatggacacttttcccaagtggcacaaagcctgttcgactgtatgccacaaccagctggctgtgacaacaattacatttcatatattGGGAAGCAAGAATCCTCATCATGTTCTTAAGGCCAACTAGATCAttagaaatgaaaaatacatacgcgatatgaagcccaagtcaagttttggaatcgatggtattccattcaaaatattgaaatgtgttccagaacatattattgatatcctgacatatatatttaatctttcactatctagtggattattcattgaaagcttcaagacatccaaagtttttcctctctttaaaaagggtagtgtttcAGACTTTGGAAACTgtagacctattagtcttttaccatcattttctaagattcttgaaaaaataatgtatagtagaatgtcaaactactttgaaactaacaatgttttccactcgcatcaatttggtttccgcaagcatcactccactgctatggctgctaatgttttggtacacaaactgaccaaggcGTTTGAACAACAtgaaattggaatatttcttgatatctcaaaagcttttgacaccattgaccattccatcctcttaagtaagctctatcactatggaattagaggcgtcccattcaattggatcaggagctaccttcaagacagatgacaactcattctctacaaatatttgtgtcatgaagcacggagttccacaaggatctttacttggcccattattttttctagcttacattaatgacatgtccaggtgtctgaaatcctatgagtcgatcatgtttgctgatgacactgacttgattcttcatgggaaaaaccttgaaaatctattcacagttgcaaaccaagaactaaccaacattcatagctggatgttagttaataaattatctctcaatgccaacaaaactaaatttgtattattccatccaagcaagcataaaagtgtgagttgttcaaaaaaactactgctcaatgacaatgaaattgaaagagtgaaagaaataaaatttctaggagttatctttgatgaaaatctgtcatgaaaatcacaaatattgcatgttattggtaaaacaaaaagaaacctagtagtttctgccaaagtatcccagtgtgttgatcaatcagctctactagcaatgtttcaatcaatACTACTTAGCCACattcgatattgttgttcagtctggcttcatggtaataaaacacttgtctcaaaactgcagagtatttgtaataatttttgaagGATAGTTTTTGCTGAAAGAAAACGTGAAAGGAGACCCTTACTTcaaacaatgacattaaacaacatgatgcgcaactccggcatttttgtccgaagatcgtattcgatagcacgctccaatgcacatacttgacgagaccaatgacattaaacaacatgatgcgcaactccggcatttttgtccgaagatcgtattcgatagcacgctccaatgcacatacttgacgagacgaaaacgagcggatgtgtgctgctttcaaggcgtagcacga
This is a stretch of genomic DNA from Styela clava chromosome 2, kaStyClav1.hap1.2, whole genome shotgun sequence. It encodes these proteins:
- the LOC144420015 gene encoding uncharacterized protein LOC144420015 gives rise to the protein MDTPSKSSAPSPPPRRKSPSNQPMRTAATMTNTIELDDVTNLVSVLESTVLKTLRIEIPAIIEQHIEKHLERSTFDSTHAITNSACLEESLTSLKDSINEIKTEVTSFGQIKNEIHEIKESQHFMSKKFDELCSSQSELKKLAIKTKKRVADLENLVQELEEKIDILTERQQDHERRSRLDNLEFHNIPFSTGENCENLITDLCKKIDVPIQSFDISNCHRLSKNNKKKPSPIIAKFINRKTRDRIIKNRSKIKSLDISTVFQKISRSTKVFVIENLSDTNKDLFFKARDLKRACGYKFLWTNNGRVLIKKNLDTATIPIITEDDLLLIK